One region of Rhodophyticola sp. CCM32 genomic DNA includes:
- a CDS encoding Hint domain-containing protein: MANNFNESFAANLVGLWDFRSGSETKDTGLDDGIAQDGKFQDGAQASAGQLLVDGDEDRFEVVGDDNPFDLAQGTIIVEFTQDTHIGGSPDTIVSRGEYDDRDDEGYFDLHVTEDGAVEILHVMPDGSESELSTADGFFDEGDTVKAYYVWDETSGNKLIVENLTKGTETTVESSQTGLTMEVGDNDDENFTFGAREEDGNEFDRFFDGSIDYVAIYDADVTVPITDMIVEGTSGDDLIDVAYDDDPDTPPDMIDNAVVDGTDDDTVIAGDGDDTVKAGAGDDHVSGEGGDDVLVYSEGDDTLIGGETDETSGDKLDASAETEDLTVTFTGDEEGTISTTEVAEAAAGGGGGFSGFTSADGATVEGAGTDPLESIVTLEDGRVFLVNRYNFDDYDDYNTDDDHEIDLNLIADHVDEDGIWEFVDSTGGEFQLKSVDARDVMLLTRDDGTTYLIDRDEFSDYDNYSTNGDSTIDVSQIAANVDDDGIYQIVDSSGGEFKISAATYNNEGKDVFVARDDGTVLKIDLTNRETYEDLDGSSNDNVIDIEALSNNVNTNSSIYEWVDSSGQTFTLASQTTGDSRDWLVIERSEGEVLVVSNDNDETLDRYDANDNVIDVADISDNVGGNVVYKFVDSTGGDFKLVPVAGEEAVFAVMRDDGTAYLIHGNKFDQYDGSGANDNVIDIEDISNNVGNNDIYQVIDSSGGAFWIGSGAEDSDFSDITFYREDGSALNVRSFYLEQDADKANGDANDNIIDLVDVAADLDDSTNAYTYDAVPTDDDLGGAGDPGDITEFSEIENIETGSGDDKVDASQDTAGLGISTGEGDDTVIGGSGDDEITGGAGADNLSGGGDRDTFLGGDDGDSVVGGETGDDFDTLDLTGAGPLRVNFDDAVDPDGTPGESGTVTFYDGNGFEPSNVIGEMTFEEIENVIPCFTPGTRIATPKGEVAVEALQEGDKIITRDNGIQEIRWIGSRTLQRAELRRAPYLRPVLIQAGSLGEGLPERDMMVSPQHRMLVAGDRTQLYFEESEVLVAAKHLVNHGSVQWLDPLRATYIHFMFDQHEVVLADGAWTESFQPGDQTLGAMGSGTRNEILELFPELKTVGGRDNYVAARRSLKSHEAKLIMR, from the coding sequence ATGGCTAATAATTTTAATGAGTCCTTCGCGGCGAATCTTGTCGGCCTGTGGGATTTCCGCTCGGGGAGCGAAACCAAGGATACCGGCCTGGATGATGGTATTGCACAGGACGGGAAATTTCAGGACGGCGCACAGGCCAGTGCCGGACAGTTGCTTGTCGATGGCGACGAAGACCGCTTTGAAGTGGTGGGCGATGATAACCCGTTCGATCTGGCCCAGGGCACAATTATTGTCGAGTTCACACAAGATACTCATATTGGCGGTAGCCCTGACACGATTGTCAGCCGTGGGGAATATGACGACCGTGACGATGAAGGATATTTCGATCTGCACGTCACCGAGGACGGCGCTGTCGAAATACTGCATGTGATGCCGGACGGCTCGGAATCGGAGCTGAGCACCGCGGACGGTTTCTTCGACGAAGGCGATACGGTCAAAGCCTATTATGTCTGGGATGAGACAAGCGGTAACAAGCTGATTGTCGAAAATCTGACCAAAGGCACTGAAACCACTGTGGAAAGCTCTCAGACGGGCCTGACCATGGAGGTCGGTGACAATGATGACGAGAATTTCACCTTCGGGGCCCGGGAAGAAGACGGTAATGAATTCGACCGCTTTTTTGACGGCTCTATCGACTATGTCGCGATTTACGATGCGGATGTAACGGTTCCGATCACCGACATGATTGTCGAAGGCACAAGCGGCGATGACCTGATCGACGTCGCTTATGACGACGACCCGGATACACCGCCCGATATGATCGACAACGCTGTGGTCGATGGCACTGATGACGATACGGTCATCGCGGGTGACGGGGATGACACGGTCAAAGCCGGTGCCGGTGATGACCATGTCTCTGGCGAAGGTGGCGACGATGTTCTGGTCTATTCCGAGGGCGACGATACGCTGATCGGTGGCGAAACCGATGAAACCTCTGGCGATAAGCTGGATGCATCCGCTGAAACAGAGGATCTGACAGTCACCTTCACGGGGGACGAAGAAGGTACGATTTCGACCACCGAGGTTGCCGAGGCGGCGGCTGGCGGCGGCGGAGGGTTTAGCGGCTTCACGTCTGCTGATGGCGCAACGGTTGAAGGGGCTGGTACTGACCCTCTGGAATCGATTGTCACGCTGGAAGACGGGCGTGTGTTCCTGGTCAACCGCTATAACTTTGACGATTATGATGACTATAATACCGATGATGATCACGAAATTGATCTGAACCTGATCGCGGATCATGTCGACGAGGACGGTATCTGGGAATTTGTCGACAGCACGGGTGGCGAATTCCAGCTGAAATCTGTCGATGCGCGGGACGTGATGCTGCTGACGCGCGATGATGGCACGACCTATCTCATCGATCGCGACGAGTTCTCGGATTATGATAATTACTCGACCAATGGCGACAGCACGATTGATGTGTCGCAGATCGCGGCCAATGTCGATGATGACGGCATCTATCAGATCGTTGACAGCTCTGGCGGCGAATTCAAGATTTCGGCCGCGACCTATAACAATGAAGGTAAAGATGTCTTTGTTGCCCGTGACGACGGGACGGTTCTGAAGATCGACCTGACGAACCGGGAAACATATGAGGATCTGGACGGGTCCAGCAATGACAATGTCATCGACATTGAAGCCTTGTCCAACAATGTGAACACCAACAGTTCGATCTATGAATGGGTCGACAGCAGCGGCCAGACCTTCACGCTGGCGTCTCAGACAACCGGTGACAGCCGCGACTGGCTGGTGATCGAGCGCAGCGAAGGTGAGGTTCTGGTTGTCAGCAATGACAATGATGAAACGCTTGATCGGTATGATGCCAATGACAATGTGATCGACGTTGCAGATATCTCTGACAATGTCGGCGGCAACGTCGTTTACAAGTTCGTCGACTCGACCGGCGGCGATTTCAAACTGGTTCCGGTTGCCGGTGAAGAAGCTGTTTTCGCGGTGATGCGCGACGATGGTACGGCCTATCTTATTCACGGCAATAAGTTCGACCAGTATGACGGGTCTGGCGCAAACGACAATGTCATCGATATCGAAGACATCTCCAATAATGTCGGCAACAACGACATTTACCAGGTCATCGACAGCTCCGGCGGGGCGTTCTGGATTGGTTCGGGTGCCGAGGATAGCGACTTTTCCGATATCACCTTCTATCGCGAGGATGGCTCGGCGCTGAATGTCCGTTCTTTCTATCTGGAACAGGATGCTGACAAGGCCAATGGTGATGCAAATGACAACATCATCGACCTTGTGGATGTTGCGGCGGATCTGGATGATTCCACAAACGCCTATACCTATGACGCCGTGCCGACCGATGATGATCTGGGTGGCGCCGGCGATCCAGGTGACATCACCGAATTCTCCGAGATCGAGAATATCGAAACCGGCTCGGGCGATGACAAGGTCGATGCCTCGCAGGATACGGCCGGTCTTGGGATCAGCACAGGCGAGGGCGACGATACCGTCATCGGCGGTTCGGGCGATGATGAGATCACCGGCGGCGCGGGCGCTGATAATCTGAGCGGTGGCGGTGATCGCGATACCTTCCTTGGTGGCGATGATGGCGACAGTGTTGTCGGTGGTGAGACCGGCGATGATTTCGACACGCTGGATCTGACCGGGGCGGGCCCGCTGCGGGTGAATTTCGACGATGCGGTCGACCCGGATGGCACACCGGGCGAATCCGGCACCGTTACCTTCTATGACGGCAACGGGTTTGAACCGTCGAATGTCATCGGTGAGATGACCTTCGAAGAGATCGAGAATGTCATCCCCTGTTTCACCCCGGGAACGCGGATCGCGACACCGAAGGGTGAAGTGGCTGTTGAGGCCCTGCAGGAAGGTGACAAGATCATCACCCGCGATAACGGCATTCAGGAAATCCGCTGGATCGGCAGCCGCACCCTGCAACGTGCTGAACTGCGCCGCGCGCCCTATCTGCGCCCGGTTCTGATCCAGGCGGGAAGCCTGGGCGAAGGCCTGCCCGAGAGGGATATGATGGTTTCGCCGCAGCACCGGATGCTGGTGGCGGGTGATCGCACGCAGCTTTACTTTGAAGAAAGCGAAGTTCTGGTTGCCGCGAAACATCTGGTCAACCATGGCTCGGTCCAGTGGCTGGACCCGCTGCGCGCCACCTATATCCACTTCATGTTCGATCAGCATGAGGTTGTTCTGGCCGATGGGGCCTGGACTGAAAGCTTCCAGCCCGGGGATCAGACCCTTGGCGCCATGGGAAGCGGGACGCGCAATGAAATTCTTGAACTCTTCCCTGAGTTGAAGACGGTGGGTGGCCGCGACAACTATGTCGCTGCCCGCCGCAGCCTGAAAAGCCATGAGGCCAAGCTGATCATGCGCTGA